A single region of the Streptomyces sp. NBC_01803 genome encodes:
- a CDS encoding bifunctional phosphatase PAP2/diacylglycerol kinase family protein, producing the protein MGRLSRLDRRIFERVAAAHPPGVQFVLPRLTRAANHGRLWFGTAGALAAFGGRNGRRAAGRGVAALALASFATNTIVKYAASRQRPLLDSVPLARRLTRQPLTSSFPSGHSASAAAFATGVAMESGRLGAAVVPAAAAVAFSRVYVGVHYPADVLIGCLLGTGAALTTGRVWPRRPQPTQLVHHRVPVPALPDGEGLTVVVNDSAGAGDASADRLRAVLPKAEIVVCRVGEDGPADLGAQLDDAAGRAAARGGALGVCGGDGTVNAAATRAADRGVPLAVFPGGTLNHFALDTGIQTFEDTAAAVQAGDAIAVDLGRFRPAGAAAGAPATHFLNTFSLGIYPEVIRLRESLEVLERRIGKWPLAALSLARVLRGARPVEVELNGRPHKLWLFFAGNGLYSPEGFAPSHRTHLDDGLLDVRTVSGDKRFARTRVTVAALTGTLARSHVYSAARLPRLRLSGLRADSTLAYDGEVAPAPASLVLDKRKDSLAVYRPDPGPTLL; encoded by the coding sequence ATGGGACGGCTCAGCCGCCTGGACCGCCGGATATTCGAACGTGTCGCCGCCGCGCACCCACCGGGCGTCCAGTTCGTCCTGCCCCGCCTGACCCGGGCCGCCAACCACGGCCGGCTCTGGTTCGGCACGGCCGGGGCGCTGGCCGCGTTCGGCGGCCGGAACGGGCGGCGCGCGGCGGGGCGCGGGGTCGCCGCCCTCGCACTGGCCTCGTTCGCGACGAACACAATCGTCAAGTACGCGGCCAGCAGGCAGCGTCCCCTCTTGGACTCCGTACCGCTGGCGCGGCGCCTGACCCGCCAGCCGCTGACCAGCTCCTTCCCCTCCGGGCACTCGGCGTCGGCGGCGGCGTTCGCCACCGGCGTCGCCATGGAGTCGGGCCGACTGGGCGCGGCCGTCGTGCCGGCCGCCGCCGCCGTCGCGTTCTCCCGGGTCTACGTCGGCGTCCACTATCCGGCGGACGTGCTCATCGGCTGTCTGCTGGGCACCGGCGCGGCGCTGACCACCGGCCGGGTGTGGCCGCGCCGCCCGCAGCCCACGCAGCTCGTCCACCACCGGGTGCCGGTGCCCGCGCTGCCGGACGGCGAGGGACTGACCGTGGTGGTCAACGACAGCGCCGGAGCCGGCGACGCCTCGGCGGACCGGCTGCGCGCGGTGCTACCGAAGGCCGAGATCGTCGTCTGCCGGGTCGGCGAGGACGGCCCGGCCGACCTCGGGGCGCAGTTGGACGACGCGGCCGGACGGGCCGCCGCGCGGGGCGGCGCCCTCGGCGTCTGCGGTGGCGACGGCACGGTCAACGCCGCCGCCACCCGCGCCGCCGACCGGGGCGTGCCGCTCGCGGTCTTCCCCGGCGGCACGCTCAACCACTTCGCGCTCGACACCGGCATCCAGACCTTCGAGGACACGGCGGCGGCGGTCCAGGCGGGCGACGCGATCGCCGTCGACCTGGGCCGGTTCCGCCCCGCGGGCGCCGCCGCCGGGGCGCCCGCGACGCACTTCCTGAACACCTTCAGCCTCGGCATCTACCCCGAAGTGATACGCCTGCGGGAGTCGTTGGAGGTGCTGGAGCGGCGCATCGGCAAATGGCCGCTGGCCGCACTGTCGTTGGCGCGCGTGCTGCGCGGCGCCCGCCCGGTCGAGGTGGAGCTGAACGGCCGCCCGCACAAGCTGTGGCTGTTCTTCGCGGGCAACGGCCTGTACTCGCCGGAGGGGTTCGCCCCCTCTCACCGCACCCACCTGGACGACGGGCTGCTGGACGTGCGCACGGTCTCGGGCGACAAACGGTTCGCGCGCACCCGCGTGACGGTCGCCGCGCTCACCGGCACCCTGGCCCGTTCCCACGTGTACTCGGCGGCCCGGCTGCCCCGGCTGCGGCTGTCGGGGCTGCGCGCGGACAGCACCCTGGCGTACGACGGCGAGGTCGCGCCCGCGCCCGCGTCGCTGGTGCTGGACAAGCGGAAGGACAGCCTGGCGGTCTACCGCCCCGACCCGGGACCGACGCTGCTCTGA
- a CDS encoding cupin: MDLDLTDNLTALADEHLALARHSDHGRSAHLFLRDGPLRQSVIALTEGAELEEHSAPPAASLQVLRGRVRLRTDAGAVELEAGQVMRVPQARHALGALLDSVVLLTSVTATPEPVVVYDTRRVGNPA, encoded by the coding sequence ATGGATCTGGATCTCACGGACAATCTGACCGCCCTCGCGGACGAGCACCTGGCCCTGGCGCGCCACTCGGACCACGGTCGCAGCGCTCATCTCTTCCTGCGCGACGGGCCGTTGCGGCAGAGCGTCATCGCCCTGACCGAGGGCGCCGAGTTGGAGGAGCACAGCGCGCCGCCGGCCGCCAGCCTCCAGGTGCTGCGCGGCCGGGTGCGGCTGCGGACGGACGCCGGGGCGGTCGAGCTGGAGGCCGGCCAGGTGATGCGCGTGCCGCAGGCACGGCACGCGCTGGGCGCCCTGCTGGACTCCGTGGTGCTGCTCACGTCGGTGACGGCGACCCCCGAGCCGGTGGTCGTATACGACACCCGGCGGGTCGGGAACCCTGCGTAG